A window of Nitrospirae bacterium YQR-1 genomic DNA:
CGCCATAGCCCGCTGTCCCGTCTCTGTTTGGGCAGGTAAATCCGGCATCAACATTTACTTTATATACTGTTTCACCATAGAGCGATTTCATGTAAGGGCCAAAGGAGTTAAAACCAGCCTTCATAACTTAGTATCTTTTTTTATGCAGCCGGCAGTCTTGCAAGCTCTGCTTAACTCTGCGACAAACAATTCATATGGATAGCCGGCATTAAGGCGCATATTGATGTGCAGCATAAGATGGGATATAAAGGCCTCAAGCGGAGCATTTCCCTTACATAAACCATAATTTACGGCACCGTTGAACTTTTCATCAATGGCGTCACCGAGGCCGCTCATTATTTTCAATGCTCCTGCCGTGTCTGCCCTTACAATTTTACCCACAAAATCAAAAATATTAAAGTCCTTACTGCCCAGGCATGTTTCGTAAGTGTCTGCAAGAGAGATATTCTTATTACCCAAAAGACTAAGTTTTTCTATTTCGTTACTAAGGAGCTGCAAGTCATCACCATAGATTTCCTTTAAAAATTCCACAGCCTGAGCCTCAATAGCAATTCCCCTCTTCTGTCCCTCACTCTTTATCCAATCATTAAGGGCAAATTTGCCGGGCAGTGTCAGTTTAAGCAGTTTAAACTGACCGGTAAACTTCACGGCATCGTCCTTTTTCCCGCCTCCCTGTGGCAATGCATAAAAAAGAAACAGTGTCGAGCCCTCTGATGGATTAGATACATATCTGTTAAGGACATCCAGTTCTTTAGCTTTAAGTTTTTGAACATTTCTGATTGCAGCCATTGTTTTGTTTGAAAACATGGACACCATACGAAGGCTCTCCGATATGGATGATATAGAAAAAGGCTGCTCTGTCTCTAAAACGTCATAAATATCCATGGAAAAAGCATTATCTCTGATAATAGAAAGAGCCTGTTTTTCAAAAAAAGGATCATCGTAAAGAAGCACATAAACAGGCTCTGGAAATCCCTGCTGTTTATCCTCATTAAGTGCTTTTAAGCTCATTACCTATGTCAATCCTTATTGCGAAATTAAAATCTCAAAAACCAGTGAGGCGGCAAGGCGTTTAACAGCTTCCGCAGCGGCTGTCTCTTTTGAGGCTACTATTGCATTTACGGTGTCAGGGCCGTAAAAGGACTCATAAAAGGGAGATGTGACTCCTTTAAACTCTCTATTTTTCCCATCCCTGCCCTTTATTACAAAATCCCCCTTTAAATCTATCTTATACTCAGAGGCATACTTTTTCTTTTCAGAAACAATTACCAACTGAAAGTAATTAATATTACCTTCAATGGTATTTTCCGAAAAGTCTGTTACAGATACACCTCTTTTTAAAAGCTCCTCCGCTAAGGCAACATAAAATATGTCCTCAAGTTTAGGCTCCGACGTGGTGTTTTGTATTTTCCCAACCTTTACTGTGGTAAAGGGTAAAGAAGAGCCGCCTAAAACCCTGTATCCACATCCTGAAAGACACAAACACAGCAGTGAAAAGGTTATTACACCAAAAAGCTGTTTAAGCACTAATTTGTTAACCATGTGAGCACCTTCTAACCACTCTCCAGTACAATATTAACAAGCCTGCCCTTAACGGCACGCACCTGCTTAATCTTTTTACCGGCAATGTAGTCCTGTATTTTATCGAGATTAAGTGCGGCTTTAGTCAGGGCTTCATCATCGGTATCGGCGGCAATCATCATCTTTGCTCTGACCTTTCCGCCAATTTGAACCACAAGCTCAACTTCCTCTTCCTTTGCTGCATTTTCATCATACACCGGCCACTGTGTTAAAAATATTGACTTTCCATCACCCAACACTACCCAAAGCTCTTCACACAGGTGTGGTGCAAAAGGGCTAAGCAGTAATGTAAGAGATTTAAAGGCAAACTTCAGAGCGGCGTAATCAGCCACATCTGAGGGTTTAAAGGCAGATATATCATTAAGAAGCTCCATCAAGGAAGCAATCGCCGTGTTAAAGTGGTAGTCCCGTTCTATTGCACCTGTCACCTTCTTTATTGTCTGATGGGTTTTTCTTACAAGTTTGCCGGATAATTTCTCAGGTTTTATATTAACTGTCTTCAATTCATCGGCATAGTTATAAAGCAGGCCCCAGAGCCTGTTAAGAAATCTGTAGGCCCCTTCAACACCCTGTACCGACCACTCGATGTCCTTTTCCGGAGGGGCGGCAAACAGGGAAAACACCCGTGCTGTATCGGCTCCATAGCGGCTGGTTATCTCATCAGGAGTTACCAGATTCTTCTTTGACTTGGACATCTTCTCAGTGCGTCCTCGTATCACAGGCATTTTGCAGTGCAGACACTTTCCGTTTTGGATTTCATTGGGAAAAAGCCAGCCGTGCTCATTACATTTTAACGTTTCCTTACAGACCATTCCTTGCGTAAGAAGGTTTGTAAAGGGCTCATCAAAATCCACAACGCCTATATCTCTGAGGGCACGGCTGAAAAACCTTGAATACAGAAGATGCAGCACTGCATGTTCAACACCACCGATATATTGGTCAACAGGCATAAACCATGATATGTTGTCCTTATCCAGCGGAGCTGACTCTTTTGGGTTACAGTACCTTATAAAATACCATGAGGAATCCACAAAGGTATCCATCGTGTCGGTCTCACGTCTTGCATTTTTTCCACAGGCCGGGCAAGCGGTGTTTAAAAACTCAGGAACTTCTGAAAGCGGTGAGCCGCCCATTCCCTTTAGTTTAACATTGTCGGGCAGGATTACCGGAAGGTCTTTCTCCTCTACAGGTACAACACCGCATGTGGTGCAGTAAACAACCGGTATAGGGGTTCCCCAATATCGTTGTCTTGATATGCCCCAGTCTCTTAACTTGTAGTTGGTAACAATCTTGCCCATGGAGGCATTTTCTATGTAGAGGCCGATTTGCTCAATTGCCGTCCTATTCTGAAGTCCGCTGAATTGTTCTGAATCTATAAGATACCCCTCACCCTCGTATGCCTGTTGTAACTCAGCGGAGGTAGAGGCATCCTTGTCACTTACGATTACCTGAGTTACCGGAAGCCCGTACTTTTTTGCGAAATCGTAATCTCTTTGGTCGTGGGCAGGCACTGACATAATGGCTCCTGTGCCGTAGTCCAACAGGACAAAGTTAGCGGTGTAAATGGGAATTTCCCGCCCATTTATCGGATTAACAGCATATTTACCGGTGAAGAGCCCCACTTTTTCATCCTCTTTGCCATAAAAGGACTTTACCGTTTCAAGGCCTGCCTTATCTTCAGTTATAATATCAGCCAGTGGATGTATTGGGGCAAGGCACACAAAAGTGGCGCCAAAGAGGGTATCAGGGCGAGTGGTAAAAATTCTTATTTTTAAATCTGAGCCGGCCACAGGGAAGTCCATTTCCACGCCGCGGCTTTTGCCTATCCAGTTTCTTTGCATGGCAACCACGTGCTGGGGCCAGCCACTTAGTGTGTCGCAGGCGGTTAATAGCTCATCGGCATAGGCGGTTATTTTAAAAAACCACTGCTCAAGTTCTTTTTGTTGCACAACAGTGTCACATCTCCAACACCGGGTGTCTATAACCTGCTCATTAGCAAGCACTGTAGCACAGTGTCCGCACCAGTTAACAAAAGAGTTTTTCTTATAAGCAAGTTCTTTTTCAAGAAGTTTAATAAAAAACCACTGGTTCCATTTATAGTACTCCGGTGTGCATGTGGTGACCTCTCTGTCCCAGTCGTAGCTGCAGCCGATTTTGTTTATTTGTGCTTTCATGTATTCAATATTTTCAAAAGTCCATTTATACGGAGCAATGCCGCTGTTAATAGCCGCATTTTCAGCAGGCAGACCAAAGGCATCCCATCCCATGGGGTGGAGCACATTATATCCCCTCATTCTTTTGTAGCGGGTAATGACGTCGCCGATTACGTAATTTCTGATGTGTCCCATGTGGATTTTCCCTGAGGGATAGGGAAACATCTCAAGGCAGTAGAACTTGGGCTTATCTCTGTCAGAGTCAGCCTTATTTAACCCTGCCTCAAGCCAGTACTTTTGCCACTTTGACTCTATACCTAAAGGATTATACTTTTCTTCCAAAAACACCCCTCCACTAGTAAAATTACTTTAGCAACATTTATATTAAACTACTAAGCGTAGCAAAGTAAATATTTTAATTGTTCCCGAAAAACGACACAGAGGTAAGAAAAACGAGCAAAGATATAGTAGAAAAAAATGGATAGGTCTGCTGTGATCTGAAATTTCCGCTCAAAAACCACTTTTAGCGGGCTGCCGGTTTTTCTATATCGGATTTCGGGGATGCGCCTTGACTTTCAAATAGCATTACGGATATCATCTCTTGGTGGAAAAGGCTAAAAAACATCTGCTTTTTGCTTTGTTAATAATAACACTGATAAAGCTGTTTTTAGTTTCCAACATGTTAATACTTGTCAGCGGCTATTCCACCCACGATGATGCTCTCTTTGTAAGGCTTGCCTCCAATATTCTCAGTGGAGGCTGGCTTGGCCCTTATGATGAATATACACTTATCAAGGGCGTGGTTTATCCATTGTTCATTGCCTTAAACTTTTCAGTAGGCTTTCCTCTTCTTCTTACTCAACAGCTTCTTTACATTTTTGCCGGGTTGTTTTTTTTATATACAATATCTCATGTTACAAAAAACACTGTTATATTAACCGCTATTTTTGTTTTTTATACTTTTTTCCCACTCCTTACCTCCATGGACTTTACCAGAGTTGTAAGAGACAGTGTTTATATTTCTGAAATGATGCTTTTGTTTTCGTCTCTTTTTGGATTGCTTCTTTTTAGGAATTTTAAATGGGCTGTCTATACAGGACTTTCACTGTCTATGTTTTGGTTTACACGTGAGGAAGGAGTTTGGGTGATACCGTCAGTTGCATTTACTTATTTTGTTATTATTTTAAACCTTAGAAATAACGGCAAAGGTACTCTCTTAAAGACAATCCTGATATTAACCGTCCCATTTGCAATGCTATTGTTTTTTTCAAGTTTAATTTCTTATGTCAATATGAAGCACTATGGTATATACACTACAAATGAGTTCAAATACAAACCATATCTCAAAGCGTATGGTGCATTAACGAGGGTAACCCCTAAAGAATGGACACCAAAAGTATCTCTCCAGACCTCCACTATGGATGAAATCGCAAAGCACAGTCCTGCCTTTTCAAAAATAAAAGCTAATATTGACAGAGGATGGTTCAGAGGATATGAGGAGATTTCAGGAGGAAACTTTCCATGGTGTTTAAGAAACATGGTTGCACGAGCAGGTTACTATAAATCAGCAAAGAGCACCTCGGAATTCTACGAACTGCTTGCTGCTGAGATTAATAACTTGTGTGATAGCAAAGTGCTGAATTGCAGCCACAGGTTTGATATCCTCTTGCCCCCCATTTGGAAATATGACATACATGACTTTATGACAACTTTGTTTACTGCTGGAATCAATGCCGCTACTTTTACCTTTTCAGTGCCAAATGAGTTACTAAGATCCACTGGTGATGCAAGTTCGCTTTCTCTTTTTCAAACAATCACTAATAACATAATTCATCCACCACATAAAACCGGCAAATGCAAGGTTACAGGCTGGGCATTTAAAAAGAATTCAGCTCCTCTTGAGTTAAAACTAAAATCTTCCACTACCGCCCCTTGTCTTTATCAAATTTCTTTTTCTGAGAAACTACGAGGCTTTGATGTTGTAGCTATGTTTAACGCCCCATCGGCGGAGTGGTCACGATTTTATATCGAAACAAAATACGACCACCTTTGCTCGCTTGGCTTTTATGACAACTCATCGATGTTGGTCGCTGAGGCGCCAATATCTCATCTCCCTGATGTATTATACATCTACGATAGTAACGTAAAGGTGCATTTTGATAAGGTGGCTTTCGACACTGATGTTGACTTTGAAAAAACTTATAATATCATAAAAAAAATGCCGATATTTAAGTATCGTATTCTCAACTTCATTGCTACTATATACAACACCATTTTCCCCTATAGTTGCATTTTAGCCTTATTATGCTATTTTGTTAATTTGTTTATATTTAGAAAATATACAATGCTGTTCTTTTTTAACACAACTCTCATAGTTGGAATTATAAGTCGTCTTTTAATTATTTCGATAATAGATATGACGTTTTTTCCTACTATTAATGTTAATTTATACATGGCTCCGGCCACATTTTTGCTTAGTCTTTTTACTCCACTGAGTATTTTGGATAGTCTCTTCAAGATATTCAGGGTTAATGTCAGGCACGGAGCTATTCAGAGCTAATAGCCCCCTTTGAAGGGGGTTTGGGGGTAGAAGTCTCCCTCATGGGAGATTTAGAGGGTGGTTTTTACTGTGTCATACGAATATTATTGGTACATATCGGACAGCTCAAGATAGGGGGGAGGCGCCGCTTTCTCCCAGCCGCCTGTGTTTACTTCTGACTGCAACTTGGTATCAATTGGTCTAATACAGAAATTTTTTCTTTCAGCAGGAACATTTTTCTTATAAGACATCTGAAAAAGTGTGTTACCCTCAGGTAACCAATTGCTTTACCACCTAATACCAAGTTGCATTCATTCGATTAGCTTTGTTGGCTTCGTCGAAAGCTCCTTGACGTCTCCCTTAAAGGGGAATCCCCTATGAGGGGAGGCGTCGCTTTTTCCAGCCGCCTGTGTTTACTTCTGACTGCTACTTGGTATAAGGTTGCCTGAAGCACCGCCGGCAGTGTTAGCCGATGCTTTTAAGTTACTACATTATTTCTGGCATGATTTTTGCAACAACAATAACAATGTGTTTAGTGATACAAACTTTAATAAATGATTTAAGGAGGTTAATATGTCAGACATAAGCTCAGTAAGTACAGTAACATCAAACTCATCAACCAGCAGTAGTTCAACAAGTAAACTACAGGAAGTAGTTAATAATTTCGCACAAACTCTTCAAAAAGAGTATTTAACAGTTTGTGGCACTACTGACCGTGATAATGTTTTATCTGCTACAAAGTCATTTATGGAAAATGCTGATAGTGACGGCGACAGTTACTTAAGCTCAACAGAGGCAAGCACTGCAGGAATCAGCAGCGAAGATTTCACAACGATGGATGTAAATTCTGATGATAAAATAAGCACGGATGAGAGCATGTACACTTATCTCAAAGACCGGGTAGATAACACTTCTAAATCTACAATAGTACAATATGATACCGACTCAGATGGGTACCTGAGCTCAACAGAGGCGGAGTCAATGGGTGTTGACTCAACAACATTTAACACACTGGACCATGATGCGGATGGGCAGGTAACTTATACCGATCTGACCATGAACTACAGTCCGGATTATCTGAACCAAAAATACCTGGCACTTGTAAACACAGTTAATTCTTAAAATCTTAAGGAGAAACTATAGCAGGTGTAAATGACAAACGCTTAAACCGGTAGTAAGGTGCCCTCGTGCTTTAAGTAGTACCTTAGGCGATAGTATTAACACCTGTGTACGGAAAACAGGCAGGAGGGCAAAAGACTGTGATGTATAGAGGCCATGGAAGGCCGGTGAAACAATTTTGCCTTCTCTAACTGTGGTTGCACTCCTCACAAGCTCCGGGGCATACAAAACACTACTATGAGAAAGCTGTGCAACAATTATTACAGGTATGAGCAGCCCTTTTGATTTGGTGGTGTTTAATCAGAAATTACCCTGCCATGTACAGGATAACTTTTTTTCTTATTTTTTTCTATTGATAAATTCTATATCTGTTGTTGTATTATATAAGCTGATAGTGACACAGTGGAGAGGTGGCTGAGCGGTTGAAAGCGACGGTCTTGAAAATCGTTGTAGGTGCAAATCTACCGTGGGTTCGAATCCCACCCTCTCCGCTCCATAAGCCATTCTACAGTGTTTTTTTATTCAAATTTCATATAAACATCCCAGTGGATAACCACAAAAAAATCTTGTTTTAATGTGCGCTTCATTGGAATGTCCTTATTTAATAGTCAACATTGGTCAACGGCCTATTTTTGAATTTGAATTAAAAAACATTGTAGAATGGTAGCCAACATGGGTTTATTGGCGCGCCCAGGAGGAGTCGAACCCCCAACCTTCGGATCCGTAGTCCGACGCTCTGTCCAGTTGAGCCATGGGCGCTATCGTTGATTCTACCGCTACTGTAACCCTTTTGTCAATACGTATGCATGTACCCGTTAAATACAGAGGATTTCTATGATTTCAGTCTTTATTATAAGCACTGTTAAGTTTTTCCAAAATACTACCGATAAACTATTAAAAGCAGGAAAAAGGAAAGGAAAAAAAGGAAAGAAAGAAGACAAATAGAAGGCAATAAGTGTTAACAGTGTTTAGGTATTGTAAGGATACAGTACCGTAAAGCTCACTGGGCACGACAATAAAAAAGTAGTAAGTTAAATATTTGTTTTTAGGTTTAAAACGGCAGCCGGATGCTGTCAGAATTGGTGAAATTACAAGGAGGTTGACATGACTTTAATAACTGCAGCAACAATAATAATTCTCCATCACAAACTTATCAACGATACATAACCGCTGTCAGCTTAATTTATTTAAGATTATAAATTAAGTATATAGACGGTGTTGTATCAGAACCGTTAAGTGCAATTACTATTAAAACTAGTAGCCGGATGCTATTAGACTAAAACGACACATGGAGGTTTATCATGGCATTTGTAATAAACACAAACATAATGTCCCTCAATTCACAGCGTAACTTAAGAAGAACCCAGACTCCGCTTGCTGATGCAATGGCAAGATTATCATCAGGATACAGGATAAACTCAGCAAAGGATGACGCAGCAGGGCTTGCAATATCGACAAGAATGACCACTCAGATAAGAGGTCTGACTGTGTCGGTAAGAAATGCCAACGACGGTATGTCAATGGTGCAGACTGCTGAGGGCGCAATGGATGAAATCACCCAGAACCTTCAGAGAATTCGTGAACTTGGCGTGCAGGCAATGAGCGGGCAGTACGGAGTAACCGATATATCGTACATGCAAAAGGAAGTAAATGCCCTTATTGAGGAGATAGGGAGAATTTCAGAGCAAACTAAATTTAATGACAAAAGGCTGCTTGCCGGGGGCTTTGATCAACGGCTCCATACAAGCTATGCCGCCAGTGACGCCCAGATAAGGGTTACAATCGGTTCTATGAACACGGATGCCCTGGGTGGCCCGATTTTTACGCCTACCGGTAAAAATGGTACAACCGTATTCTTAAAAGATATCCATACTGCTACAACGAGCGGAATAGACGGCATAGGGGATGGCTCATTTGTAAGTGGTGCAGGGTATCCGCCTAACTGGAGTTTTGAAGCTAAATCCACAATCACTTTTACCGGAACAACGGCTTTTCAGGTGGCGGATTCAACCAGTGTGACAGGGTTTAGGTCCCAAGCGTCAAATGCTATCGCTGCAGTTGATGCGGCATTGAATTATGTTACAAGCTCAAAAGCCAGCATGGGTGCAAGAGCAAACCAGTTTGAAGCGTCTATAAGAAACATAGACAACGTAATAGAGACAACTCAGGGGTCGAAGTCCAGAATTATTGACGCCGACTTTGCTAATGAAACAGCAAACCTTACTAAGTCTATGATTCTACAACAGTCCGGCATATCGGTTTTGGCTCAGGCCAACTCGGCTCCGCAAAATGTGCTCTCACTGTTGAGATAGAAAAATACTGATAAAGCAGGAGGATAACAGAATTGGGTTGTAATCCCAATAAGTTGAATTATTGAAATATTTGGAGGTGTATGAGATGTAGAATTAGTGTTTATAGTATTAGGACATATTGACTTGTAGATTAACCGAATAGCTGGATGCTATTTAAAAAAGACGCAAGGAGGTTTACCATGGCATTTGTAATAAATACAAACATAATGTCTCTTAATTCTCAACGTAATTTGAGAAGAACACAAACTCCGTTGCAGGATGCAATGGCAAGATTATCATCAGGATACAGGATAAACTCAGCAAAGGATGATGCAGCAGGGCTTGCAATAGCAACAAGAATGACTTCACAGGTCAGAGGCTTGACCGTGTCGGTAAGAAACGCCAACGATGGTATGTCAATGGTGCAGACTGCCGAGGGTGCAATGGATGAAATCACTCAAAACCTACAGCGAATTCGTGAGCTTGGCGTGCAGGCAATGAGCGGGCAGTATGGCGTAACCGATATATCGTACATGCAAAAGGAAGTAAATTCACTTGTAGAGGAAATAGGGAGAATATCGGAGCAGACCAAGTTCAATGACAAGAGGCTGCTTGCCGGTGCTTTTGATCAACGAATCCATACAAGCTATGCAGCCAGTGACGCCCAGATAAGGGTTGCAGTCGGCTCAATGAACACAGATGCCCTGGGTGGCCCGATATTTACTCCAACCGGTAAAAATGGAGCAATCGTTTACTTAAAAGATATTCACACCGCTACCACAAGCGGAGTAAATGGTATAGGGGATGCCAGCTTTGTAAGCGGTGCAGGATATCCGCCTAACTGGAGTTTTGAGGCTAAAAGCAGTATTACCTATACCGGTATAGCATCGTTTCAGGTAGCAGATTCAACCAGCGTTACCGGATTCAGATCGCAAGCCTCAAATGCTATTGCTGCGATTGATGCAGCTTTAAATTTTGTAACCAGTTCAAAATCAGACATGGGAGCTAAGGCTAACCAGTTTGAAGCATCTATCAGAAACATAGACAACGTAATAGAGACAACTCAGGGGTCAAAGTCCAGAATTATGGATGCCGACTTTGCCTCCGAAACAGCAAACCTTACTAAGTCTATGATTCTACAACAGTCCGGCATTTCGGTTTTGGCTCAGGCCAATTCGGCCCCGCAAAACGTACTTGCCCTGTTGAGATAAAATTTCGTATACTCCGGGGAGGAAGGGTGCTTCCTCCCCCTTTTTTTTGTCATTCCCTTGAAAAAGGGAATCCATATCCTTATTATAGAGGAAAAAAGAAGTGGATTCCCAATCAAGTTGGGAATGACAAATAAAGAAAAGACTTTAAAAACAAACACATGGAGGGAGTCTCTTAGAAGGAGTTAATATAATAATATGGACATACAGTACCTTGCGGGCATACCGCTGCAACTTCTTATTGCCTTTATTGTGGATTTGCTTATAGGCGACCCCAGGTGGTTTCCACACCCTGTAAAAGCAATAGGCCTTTTGATTGAAAAATCAGAGACAAGCCTCAGGAAACTTACAAGCACAAAAGGCGGAGAGCTTTTTTGCGGAGCAGTCATGGTTATCGCCGTTGTTTCTGTAACATATGTTTTTTTTTATTTTATAAATTATTACACAAACAAGGTTTTTGGCAATGTGTTTATAGTAGGCGGCAGGTTTGCACTGTCAGACATAATTATCGGCATTATTGGTTCATTTTCAATAGCCTACTGCGGGCTCAGAGACTCTGTGGTCCTGGTATATAAACTGTTACAAAGCGGTGATACAGAAGGCTCACGAAAGGCTCTGAGCTCAATTGTCGGTCGTGATACGCATCAGATGGAACAGCCGGCAATTATAAAGGCAGCGATAGAGAGTCTTTCGGAGAACTTATCGGACGGAGTAATTGCACCAATGTTTTATTTTGCCATTGGAGGCCTGCCACTGGCTTTTGCCTATAAGGCGATAAACACTATAGACTCGATGGTTGGATATAAAAACACAAAATATTTATATTTTGGCAAAACAGGGGCAAAACTTGATGATATAACAAAC
This region includes:
- a CDS encoding flagellin FliC; translation: MAFVINTNIMSLNSQRNLRRTQTPLQDAMARLSSGYRINSAKDDAAGLAIATRMTSQVRGLTVSVRNANDGMSMVQTAEGAMDEITQNLQRIRELGVQAMSGQYGVTDISYMQKEVNSLVEEIGRISEQTKFNDKRLLAGAFDQRIHTSYAASDAQIRVAVGSMNTDALGGPIFTPTGKNGAIVYLKDIHTATTSGVNGIGDASFVSGAGYPPNWSFEAKSSITYTGIASFQVADSTSVTGFRSQASNAIAAIDAALNFVTSSKSDMGAKANQFEASIRNIDNVIETTQGSKSRIMDADFASETANLTKSMILQQSGISVLAQANSAPQNVLALLR
- the lptE gene encoding LPS assembly lipoprotein LptE; protein product: MVNKLVLKQLFGVITFSLLCLCLSGCGYRVLGGSSLPFTTVKVGKIQNTTSEPKLEDIFYVALAEELLKRGVSVTDFSENTIEGNINYFQLVIVSEKKKYASEYKIDLKGDFVIKGRDGKNREFKGVTSPFYESFYGPDTVNAIVASKETAAAEAVKRLAASLVFEILISQ
- a CDS encoding flagellin FliC encodes the protein MAFVINTNIMSLNSQRNLRRTQTPLADAMARLSSGYRINSAKDDAAGLAISTRMTTQIRGLTVSVRNANDGMSMVQTAEGAMDEITQNLQRIRELGVQAMSGQYGVTDISYMQKEVNALIEEIGRISEQTKFNDKRLLAGGFDQRLHTSYAASDAQIRVTIGSMNTDALGGPIFTPTGKNGTTVFLKDIHTATTSGIDGIGDGSFVSGAGYPPNWSFEAKSTITFTGTTAFQVADSTSVTGFRSQASNAIAAVDAALNYVTSSKASMGARANQFEASIRNIDNVIETTQGSKSRIIDADFANETANLTKSMILQQSGISVLAQANSAPQNVLSLLR
- the cbiB gene encoding adenosylcobinamide-phosphate synthase CbiB, with protein sequence MDIQYLAGIPLQLLIAFIVDLLIGDPRWFPHPVKAIGLLIEKSETSLRKLTSTKGGELFCGAVMVIAVVSVTYVFFYFINYYTNKVFGNVFIVGGRFALSDIIIGIIGSFSIAYCGLRDSVVLVYKLLQSGDTEGSRKALSSIVGRDTHQMEQPAIIKAAIESLSENLSDGVIAPMFYFAIGGLPLAFAYKAINTIDSMVGYKNTKYLYFGKTGAKLDDITNFIPSRLTAFLIVAGTLALKFISMLYYSVIYVIIRKGDTDRAKRLSVYKSIMVLVRDGGKHPSPNAGRPEAAMAGALGIALGGASYYSGILVNKSVIGDDGGAVDLVKIADALQITSFAAAAGFALMPALSIFVRVPVF
- the leuS gene encoding leucine--tRNA ligase; its protein translation is MEEKYNPLGIESKWQKYWLEAGLNKADSDRDKPKFYCLEMFPYPSGKIHMGHIRNYVIGDVITRYKRMRGYNVLHPMGWDAFGLPAENAAINSGIAPYKWTFENIEYMKAQINKIGCSYDWDREVTTCTPEYYKWNQWFFIKLLEKELAYKKNSFVNWCGHCATVLANEQVIDTRCWRCDTVVQQKELEQWFFKITAYADELLTACDTLSGWPQHVVAMQRNWIGKSRGVEMDFPVAGSDLKIRIFTTRPDTLFGATFVCLAPIHPLADIITEDKAGLETVKSFYGKEDEKVGLFTGKYAVNPINGREIPIYTANFVLLDYGTGAIMSVPAHDQRDYDFAKKYGLPVTQVIVSDKDASTSAELQQAYEGEGYLIDSEQFSGLQNRTAIEQIGLYIENASMGKIVTNYKLRDWGISRQRYWGTPIPVVYCTTCGVVPVEEKDLPVILPDNVKLKGMGGSPLSEVPEFLNTACPACGKNARRETDTMDTFVDSSWYFIRYCNPKESAPLDKDNISWFMPVDQYIGGVEHAVLHLLYSRFFSRALRDIGVVDFDEPFTNLLTQGMVCKETLKCNEHGWLFPNEIQNGKCLHCKMPVIRGRTEKMSKSKKNLVTPDEITSRYGADTARVFSLFAAPPEKDIEWSVQGVEGAYRFLNRLWGLLYNYADELKTVNIKPEKLSGKLVRKTHQTIKKVTGAIERDYHFNTAIASLMELLNDISAFKPSDVADYAALKFAFKSLTLLLSPFAPHLCEELWVVLGDGKSIFLTQWPVYDENAAKEEEVELVVQIGGKVRAKMMIAADTDDEALTKAALNLDKIQDYIAGKKIKQVRAVKGRLVNIVLESG